TATATCCAAGTTCACGATTTCTATATCGTCCCAAATCGAGCTGAACCGATGGAATCATTGGCACAAGCCAGAGGTCTCATTGTCGAAGAGTTGATAGAAGACCTTTATAACAACCTTGCTGAACAGTGGTAACAAGACGCTGCACGGGAGTCCTGCGCGAATGAAATGCAAGGCAACACACATTTTTTATAGACTTTCTCACTTTTCACTCGGCACGCTACTCTTTTTTAGTTCAATGTTGATTTCGTGCGGAGAAGAACAAGGGAGCTGGACATCTGTCCAACAGGAAGCCGAATATATCTACGGTGTGTGGCATAGCACCACAACAAAACAAGCGCAACAGACGATACTTGAAGTTGGAGAAAACATCAAGAACGCGTCAGGACTGTTAGCGCAATTCGTAACAACAGGAAACAGCGTCCAAACAACTGTTCCACCCGAGCATCTTTTACCGAGTAATGGAGAATTATCGGGTTGGGTACAGTCGCGCGCGTCATCAACTTATGAGGGCAAAACACTTTACCGCGATAGACCCTCGTCCCCGGATCTCTACTACGCTTACGGTTTCAAACGGCAGGCAGAAGTGGAATACGAAACGCCTCAATTCGGTTCAAAACCGTTGATTTTACTCGAAGTTTTCGACATGGGTTCACCAGAAAACGCCCTTGGGATTTATAATTTCCATACCTACCCAAAAATGAGATTTGAATGGATTGGGAGCAAAGCGATGCTTTCAGGCAACTATCTCCGATTTTCAAAAGGAAAGTATTTCATTCAAATTGAGGGTTATGAAATAGCGACTGGCATCCGCGAGGGTATGGTGGCACTCGCTAAAATTATCGCTACACAGATTAAAGACCCTCCACCGGAACCGCCAATCCTGGCACTATTACCGAGTCGCAATAAGGTAAACGGAAGTATCAAGTTATTCCGCTCAAATTGGGTATTGCGTCAACTCTACAGCACACTACCAGTCAATACACCACAATTAACGGATACAGCCATCGGGGTATCTGCGCGTTACCTGGACAACACGAAATCAACAAACTGGACGGATGCCCAAATTGTTTTCATCATCCGTTTCGCTGATACCGCTACTGCGGAATCTGCGTATACGCTTTACCGAGATTCCTTAACGAAAGGGCAAGTACCTTTTGAAGTCAGAACGAGTGGAAACTTTCTCATCAACGAAGCCTCTTCTGTAGGAGGGGTTTCCAACCCCGATACGAAGTCTCTGCCGTAGGAGGGGTTTCCAACCCCGATACGAAGTCTCTGCCGTAGGAGGGGTTTCCAACCCCGATACGAAGTCTCTGCCGTAGAAGGGGTTTCCAACCCCGATACCTTGTAGAAAAGGAGTTTTTTATGCGAGGCGATTTTGAAGCTTATCTCAACGATTCATTTCGTGACGAAAATGGCAAACTTAACTTAGCATCGTTGCTGGCTTTAGAGGACGAAGCCGATATGGATGTTGCCGTTATCATGCCGAACACCCAACCACTCCCGCAAAACGCGGAACTTGGGGAGGCAATTCGCGGCAATTCGCGCGCTCTGGGTTGTGCCCTCGTGCACCCAACAGAACCCGATCCCGTCGAACAGGTCAAGTTGGCTGCTGAGGAGTGGGGTATGCGCGGGATTAAATTGATGCCAGCTGTCCATAACTACAATGTAGATGATCCAATCGTCCGTCCTGTCGTTGAAGCTGCACGTGACCATGGACTTATCGTCTCAATCCACTCTGGACCTAACAATTGTCATCCAAATCGGATTGGTACGGTCGCCGGTTGGGTCCCAGAAACACCGGTTATTATGGATCACATGGGGTTCCCGGACGACTTAGACGCGGCAATCTCTGTGGCAAAAGCCAACAAAAATATTTCGCTTGGCACAACGATATTGCGTTTTCATCGCCGTTGGGGAACGGATCCAGACGCGGTTGTACCAACAGAGGTCAAAAAAGCGGTTGATGAACTTGGACCTGAACAGATCGTTTTTGGTTCCAATTTGCCCGAATACCGTCCTATTCAGGTTATCAATGCCCTCAAGCGATTAGAACTCGGGGACGACGCAGAAGCACTCATTTTCGGTGAGAATCTGGCACGTATCTATGAACTTTAAGATCATCTATGGTAGGCACAGTTTCCTAACCGTGCCGGTTCACAATGTGTCAGTAATTGTAAGATCCACTATGAATCAACGTTTACACTTATGAAACAGACACCGCTTTATCAGATCCATAAAACCCTGAATGCGAAATTCACCGAATTCGGCGGTTGGGAGATGCCGCTTCAATACAGCAGTATTGTTAAGGAGCATCTATCTGTTCGGACGACCGTCGGTCTGTTTGATCTGTCACACATGGGAGAACTTGAGGTTTATGGTCAAGGCGCGAACGCGTTGGTGCAAAAACTC
Above is a window of Candidatus Poribacteria bacterium DNA encoding:
- a CDS encoding amidohydrolase family protein, with amino-acid sequence MRGDFEAYLNDSFRDENGKLNLASLLALEDEADMDVAVIMPNTQPLPQNAELGEAIRGNSRALGCALVHPTEPDPVEQVKLAAEEWGMRGIKLMPAVHNYNVDDPIVRPVVEAARDHGLIVSIHSGPNNCHPNRIGTVAGWVPETPVIMDHMGFPDDLDAAISVAKANKNISLGTTILRFHRRWGTDPDAVVPTEVKKAVDELGPEQIVFGSNLPEYRPIQVINALKRLELGDDAEALIFGENLARIYEL